The Chitinophagales bacterium genome has a segment encoding these proteins:
- a CDS encoding sigma-54-dependent Fis family transcriptional regulator, with amino-acid sequence MDLHSVKQRFGIIGNSVLLNRALETAIKVAPTNLSVLITGESGVGKEVFSQIIHQLSARKHNKFIAVNCGAIPEGTIDSELFGHEKGAFTGATDKRKGYFETVNGGTIFLDEIGEMPIGTQARLLRLLESGEFIKVGSSVPQKTDVRVLAATNVNLPQLIEQGKFREDLYYRLNTVPIHVPALRERKEDIPLLFRKFTIDFTERYKSQSIQLTDDAKAMLMNYRFPGNIRELKNIAEQVSVLAKGKLVDAKELEKFLPKQSTSNLPMLAKSNESSNFSDREILYKMIFEMKNDLNELKKFVWEMSQGNVELGDIDFSDVADGKLLSTNESNTEYKTPIAIKANGHAEVAEKNPRIIYNDEPIYTEASIAENLSIADMEKQLIIKALEKHNGKRKDAALDLGISERTLYRKIKEYDLEM; translated from the coding sequence ATGGATTTACACTCAGTAAAACAACGATTTGGAATTATAGGCAACTCTGTACTACTCAATAGAGCTTTAGAAACAGCTATCAAAGTAGCACCAACCAATTTGTCAGTATTAATTACAGGCGAAAGTGGTGTTGGTAAAGAAGTCTTTTCGCAAATCATACATCAATTATCTGCTAGAAAACACAATAAATTTATAGCAGTAAACTGTGGTGCAATTCCAGAAGGTACTATCGACTCAGAGTTGTTTGGTCATGAAAAAGGGGCATTCACTGGTGCTACTGATAAACGAAAAGGTTATTTTGAAACGGTAAACGGCGGTACTATTTTCTTAGATGAAATAGGAGAGATGCCTATCGGAACACAAGCTCGTTTACTAAGATTATTAGAATCTGGCGAGTTCATTAAAGTAGGTTCATCAGTTCCACAAAAAACCGATGTTCGTGTGCTTGCAGCTACCAATGTCAATTTACCACAACTCATTGAGCAAGGAAAGTTTAGAGAAGACTTGTATTATCGACTTAATACAGTACCTATTCATGTTCCTGCATTAAGAGAAAGAAAAGAAGACATTCCATTACTCTTTAGAAAATTTACCATAGATTTCACCGAAAGATATAAAAGTCAGTCTATACAACTTACCGATGATGCTAAAGCCATGCTGATGAATTATCGATTTCCTGGAAACATTAGAGAATTAAAAAACATAGCAGAGCAAGTATCTGTTTTAGCAAAAGGCAAACTAGTAGATGCCAAAGAGCTAGAAAAGTTTTTGCCAAAGCAAAGCACTAGCAATTTACCAATGCTAGCGAAATCAAACGAAAGTAGTAATTTTTCAGATAGAGAAATATTATATAAAATGATATTTGAAATGAAAAATGATTTAAACGAACTTAAAAAGTTTGTTTGGGAAATGAGTCAAGGTAATGTTGAATTAGGTGATATTGATTTTTCTGATGTAGCTGATGGAAAACTGTTGAGTACTAATGAATCAAATACAGAGTACAAAACACCAATTGCAATAAAAGCTAACGGACATGCTGAAGTTGCAGAAAAAAATCCACGAATTATTTATAACGACGAACCGATTTATACTGAAGCATCTATTGCCGAAAACTTATCTATTGCAGATATGGAAAAACAACTCATTATCAAAGCATTAGAAAAACACAATGGTAAGCGAAAAGATGCTGCTTTAGATTTAGGTATCTCAGAAAGAACACTATATAGAAAAATTAAAGAATACGATTTAGAAATGTAA
- the secG gene encoding preprotein translocase subunit SecG, which translates to MFTFISILIVLVCIFIVFIVLIQDPKSGGMGSAFGGGSAGNSIIGAQKAGDILEKSTWGSAIILFVLCIASVIFLPKVTNQQVEKTQTEQAAASAPVAAPQQPASPSAAPTTPAAPAQ; encoded by the coding sequence ATGTTTACATTCATAAGTATATTAATAGTGTTGGTTTGCATCTTTATAGTATTTATTGTACTAATACAAGATCCAAAAAGTGGTGGAATGGGAAGTGCTTTTGGTGGAGGAAGTGCAGGCAACAGTATTATTGGAGCTCAAAAAGCAGGTGATATTTTAGAAAAATCTACTTGGGGAAGTGCCATTATATTATTTGTATTATGTATTGCAAGTGTTATTTTCTTACCAAAAGTAACCAACCAACAAGTAGAAAAAACACAAACAGAACAAGCAGCAGCAAGTGCACCAGTAGCAGCACCACAACAACCTGCAAGTCCAAGTGCAGCACCAACTACACCAGCAGCACCAGCACAGTAA
- a CDS encoding T9SS type A sorting domain-containing protein: protein MKHFFTLFLILVSSVLFGQTLECYPNILQEKPYDVLYKDIETGIYISNYDGNTQVNELTYDGLGVSNATLSIDGNGVVLVKFTSLPNWDLIDFNINICIIDGSNEEQCCNESMQLYLIPPSVIASDDNINFGNIVSNNSYFVEVSLNDNFFSEYPENSIINVPTKFGSSEKQCQYYYVLQRDVNNYNTLETEHANIYISDDINNSFELSNNINYIPKNINTSSYTDTITYYVCPCSYYHGSYDLTHCDNYNNLTDFPTLCDSAKIYINVSSITSAPVITYVGPYQTPPVPPNTSTPYYLGGYFEYDDTLYTITSATSSVGMLEIDADGHSIYANFIGSTSPFGNWQDDIEICLQNNLTSAITCETFGPFSWSTTTPYVDAINPISVFGGTLQSGQSYFVNSFDYPMLHNVEDDEFTYDHKIRFERVYSISQNQQIQKSINLIEILPLPLYTNKIEYKVYTPIDISNYKDTLIYVACPCTRNPADYNDILCLDEFELQNNPVRPLCDSSIIVIQFNTVYGVQADTINQITGRVYFDVNTNNQPDNGDVFIDNIKLQLAKNNTTSIIATSDSGKFHFYADTGTYTLQPITNFSNFSTTPTNYNISYNNYGNSDTFNFKVNPTALVNDASVTLINNFRTRPNNANSYTAIVQNESAASYNGVLKVLLSENVAYQSSSPSPTNIINDTLFFTITNLPMYNQQRITINFIGDIALQNGQVIKSIANINNNQTDVTPSNNETSLLETIATSYDPNEKVVDNTIIHPQLIGNSEYSLLYTIHFQNIGNDTAFNIVIYDTLDNNLNWNTIQPITASHNYSFEQNNGKYIQFKFNNIYMVDSNTNETLSHGFVSYTIQPKSSLQIADYIQNKASIVFDYNAPIITNTTMSVVMNTTTNNDTAICEGQSLTLTAQGASNYLWNNSQTGSNITVSPSTTTNYIVTGSVQGITQNDTVNVTVKPLPNASFTENVNNNSVSVTANNGNDLYSWNFGDGTTSTEQNPTHQYTGNGQYTITLNTSLDGCENTSTKQINITITAIKNNISFVEDAKVFVNNNQQIELNLLSNKYADFNISLYDISGKILNTRNYNKVNSINQKIDVATLSKGIYFMNIQSGKELMSYKIVLN from the coding sequence ATGAAGCATTTTTTTACTTTATTTTTGATATTAGTTAGTTCTGTGTTATTTGGTCAAACACTAGAATGTTATCCGAATATACTTCAAGAGAAACCTTATGATGTATTATATAAAGATATAGAAACAGGAATTTATATATCTAATTATGATGGTAATACACAAGTAAATGAATTGACTTATGATGGCTTAGGTGTGAGTAATGCAACTTTATCTATAGATGGAAATGGTGTTGTCCTAGTAAAATTTACAAGTTTGCCTAATTGGGACTTAATAGATTTTAATATTAATATTTGTATTATAGATGGGAGTAATGAAGAACAATGTTGTAATGAATCTATGCAATTATATTTAATTCCACCTTCCGTAATTGCTTCAGATGATAATATAAATTTTGGTAATATAGTATCTAACAATAGTTATTTTGTTGAAGTCAGTTTAAATGATAATTTCTTTTCGGAATATCCTGAAAATAGCATCATTAATGTGCCAACAAAATTTGGAAGTAGTGAAAAACAATGTCAATATTATTATGTTTTGCAAAGAGATGTAAATAACTATAATACTTTAGAAACAGAACATGCTAACATTTATATTTCAGATGATATTAATAATTCATTTGAATTAAGTAATAATATAAATTATATTCCTAAGAATATAAATACAAGTAGTTATACTGATACAATAACTTACTATGTTTGTCCTTGTAGCTATTATCATGGTAGTTATGATTTAACACATTGTGATAATTATAATAATTTAACTGATTTTCCAACCTTATGTGATTCCGCTAAAATATATATTAATGTATCGTCTATTACATCTGCACCAGTAATCACTTATGTAGGACCATACCAAACACCACCAGTACCACCTAATACTTCTACACCTTATTATTTAGGAGGTTATTTTGAATATGATGATACACTATATACTATCACTTCTGCAACTTCTAGTGTAGGTATGTTAGAGATAGATGCTGACGGTCACTCTATTTATGCCAATTTTATAGGTAGCACTTCACCATTTGGTAATTGGCAAGATGATATTGAAATTTGTTTGCAAAACAACCTTACTTCAGCAATAACTTGCGAAACCTTTGGTCCATTCTCTTGGTCAACTACTACGCCATATGTTGATGCTATTAATCCAATTTCTGTTTTTGGAGGCACTTTACAATCAGGACAAAGTTATTTTGTAAATTCATTTGATTATCCAATGCTCCATAATGTAGAAGATGATGAATTTACATATGATCATAAAATTAGATTTGAAAGAGTATATTCTATCAGTCAAAATCAACAAATTCAAAAAAGTATTAATTTAATAGAAATATTACCTTTGCCTTTATATACTAATAAGATTGAGTATAAGGTATATACGCCTATAGATATCTCCAACTACAAAGATACTTTAATTTATGTAGCTTGTCCTTGTACAAGAAATCCAGCTGATTATAATGATATTTTATGTTTAGATGAATTTGAACTACAAAACAATCCAGTTCGTCCTTTATGTGATAGCAGTATTATTGTAATACAATTTAATACAGTTTATGGTGTGCAAGCAGATACTATCAACCAAATTACTGGTCGTGTTTATTTTGATGTTAATACTAATAATCAACCAGACAATGGAGATGTATTCATTGATAATATAAAATTACAATTAGCTAAAAATAATACTACAAGTATTATTGCTACTTCAGACTCAGGCAAATTTCATTTTTATGCAGATACTGGAACTTATACACTACAACCTATTACTAACTTTAGTAATTTTAGTACTACACCAACTAATTATAACATTTCGTATAATAATTACGGAAATAGTGATACTTTCAATTTTAAAGTAAATCCAACCGCTTTAGTAAATGATGCATCTGTTACTTTAATTAATAATTTCAGAACACGACCTAATAATGCTAATAGTTATACTGCTATTGTTCAAAATGAAAGTGCTGCTTCGTATAATGGTGTGCTAAAAGTGTTATTGTCAGAAAATGTAGCATATCAATCTTCAAGTCCAAGTCCAACTAATATTATTAATGATACTTTGTTTTTTACTATTACGAACTTGCCAATGTATAATCAACAAAGAATTACCATTAATTTTATAGGAGATATTGCATTACAAAACGGACAGGTAATTAAGAGTATAGCCAATATCAATAATAATCAAACAGATGTTACGCCAAGCAATAATGAAACAAGTTTATTAGAAACTATTGCGACATCTTATGATCCAAACGAAAAAGTAGTCGATAATACTATTATTCATCCACAATTAATTGGCAATAGCGAATACAGTTTGTTATACACTATACATTTTCAAAACATAGGTAATGATACAGCTTTTAATATTGTAATTTATGATACATTAGATAATAATTTGAATTGGAATACTATTCAACCAATTACTGCTTCACACAATTATTCGTTTGAACAAAACAATGGTAAATATATACAATTTAAGTTTAATAATATATATATGGTAGATAGCAATACAAATGAAACACTTAGTCATGGTTTTGTGTCTTATACCATTCAACCAAAATCGTCGTTGCAAATAGCAGATTATATTCAAAACAAGGCATCAATAGTGTTTGATTATAATGCACCAATTATTACCAATACTACAATGAGTGTAGTCATGAACACTACAACCAATAACGATACTGCAATCTGTGAAGGACAATCACTAACACTTACAGCACAAGGAGCAAGTAATTATTTATGGAATAACAGTCAAACAGGAAGTAATATTACTGTTTCTCCAAGTACTACTACAAATTATATTGTAACAGGTTCGGTACAAGGCATTACACAAAACGATACCGTAAATGTTACTGTTAAACCATTACCCAATGCATCTTTTACAGAAAATGTAAATAATAATTCAGTTTCAGTTACAGCAAATAATGGCAACGATTTGTATAGTTGGAATTTTGGTGATGGTACAACTTCTACAGAGCAAAATCCAACACATCAATATACAGGAAACGGACAGTACACCATCACACTCAATACTTCATTAGATGGTTGTGAAAACACCAGCACTAAGCAAATCAATATTACAATAACTGCTATTAAAAATAATATATCATTTGTAGAAGATGCAAAAGTATTTGTCAATAATAATCAACAAATAGAATTGAATTTATTATCTAATAAGTATGCCGACTTTAATATTAGTCTATATGATATTAGTGGAAAAATATTAAATACTAGAAATTACAATAAAGTAAATAGTATTAACCAAAAGATAGATGTAGCAACTTTATCAAAAGGCATTTACTTTATGAATATACAATCTGGCAAAGAATTAATGTCGTATAAAATAGTATTAAATTGA
- a CDS encoding anthranilate synthase component I family protein, whose translation MYTITTQYKKTIADMLTPVSIYLRLRAKFKNSILLESSDYHGDEHNYSYICFHPIAGFKVENNNLISYINNQEQIQNITPNSLSNQINDYLKQFLYNNINEKCISNGLFGYMSYDAVQYFEDIQFINKNQLIPDMQYHFYQYIIAFNHFNQELFIIKNSIEGIQNHYASLEEIESMIKYSPLHLDYFNVDTNKTSNITDEDYLNMVQKGKESCYRGDVFQIVLSRQFQYQYQGDDFNIYRALRSINPSPYCFYFDYDNFRLMGASPEAQLIIQNNKVTIHPIAGTFRRTGNDVQDAELAKKLADDPKENAEHIMLVDLARNDLSRSGKNTSVEVYKEVQYYSHVIHLVSKVSSNITEQTNKIKMIGDTFPAGTLSGSPKYKAMQLIDQYENRARTFYGGAIGHLQFNGDFNHAIMIRTLMSKDNTLTLQAGAGVVADSKPESELQEVENKLAALNKAILYATEI comes from the coding sequence ATGTACACTATAACTACGCAATATAAAAAAACAATAGCCGATATGCTTACACCAGTAAGTATTTATCTGCGATTAAGAGCCAAATTTAAAAATAGTATTTTATTAGAAAGTTCCGACTATCATGGTGATGAACACAATTATTCCTATATCTGTTTTCATCCAATTGCAGGATTTAAAGTAGAAAATAATAATCTTATTTCGTATATTAATAATCAGGAACAAATACAAAACATAACACCAAATAGCTTATCTAATCAAATCAACGACTATTTAAAACAATTTTTATATAATAATATAAATGAAAAATGTATTAGTAATGGATTGTTTGGTTATATGTCTTACGATGCTGTTCAATATTTTGAAGATATTCAATTCATTAATAAAAATCAACTTATACCAGATATGCAATATCATTTTTATCAATATATTATTGCATTCAACCATTTTAATCAAGAATTATTTATTATAAAAAATTCAATCGAAGGAATACAAAATCACTATGCTTCATTGGAAGAAATTGAAAGCATGATTAAGTACAGTCCATTACATCTCGATTATTTTAATGTAGATACTAATAAAACTTCTAATATTACTGATGAAGATTACCTAAACATGGTACAAAAAGGAAAGGAGAGTTGCTACAGAGGTGATGTCTTTCAAATTGTTTTATCTCGTCAGTTTCAATATCAATATCAAGGTGATGATTTTAATATATATCGTGCATTAAGAAGTATCAATCCATCGCCTTATTGTTTTTATTTTGATTACGATAATTTTCGATTAATGGGAGCTTCTCCAGAAGCACAACTTATCATTCAAAATAACAAAGTAACCATTCATCCAATTGCAGGAACTTTCAGAAGAACAGGAAATGATGTTCAAGATGCAGAGCTTGCTAAGAAACTAGCAGATGATCCAAAAGAAAATGCTGAACATATTATGTTGGTAGATTTAGCACGAAACGATTTATCTCGTAGCGGAAAAAATACAAGCGTAGAAGTTTATAAAGAAGTACAATATTATTCACATGTCATCCATTTAGTGTCTAAAGTTAGTAGCAATATTACAGAGCAAACCAATAAAATTAAAATGATTGGAGATACTTTTCCAGCAGGCACTTTGTCTGGTTCTCCAAAATATAAAGCCATGCAACTTATCGACCAATATGAAAATAGAGCAAGAACTTTTTATGGTGGAGCTATTGGTCATTTACAATTTAATGGTGATTTTAATCACGCGATTATGATTAGAACTTTGATGAGCAAAGACAATACATTGACACTACAAGCAGGTGCTGGTGTGGTAGCAGACTCAAAACCTGAGAGCGAATTACAAGAAGTAGAAAACAAATTAGCAGCACTTAACAAAGCTATCTTGTATGCAACAGAAATTTAA